In Alnus glutinosa chromosome 7, dhAlnGlut1.1, whole genome shotgun sequence, the sequence gtatatggatcatttctcaaagtTTAAAGAGAAACGATtagttttcaacaaaaattttgtttaattttacctacgcgataatttttttaaaatttatttttttcaagaaatgaCCTATCATTCTTCCCATTCCGTAGTTtcttgagaaaaaataaaaataaaagaaactgtAACCTAATTAATTCATGAGTCataattaaaagagaaatgctaaaaatggCACAGACATACAGATGTATTTAGTAAAGATTattgaattaaattttttttgagtaattataaaaagtgattgatgtgatataaaataaaaaaaaaatttatgaaaaaatgaaaaaaaaaattatattgtaatagattcattatatttgaataacaataaaaattattaacgtaatataaaaagtaaaaaaaaaaaataatttaattatttttataaaaataaaaataaaaacagtttgatataaaataaaaattttttttttgaaaaagtgaaaaaaaaattatattgtaatagatttattatatttgaataacaataaaaattattaatgtaatataaaaagtaaaaaaaaaaaaattaatttaattatttttataaaaataaaaataaaaataaaaacagtgcGTCGGTTACCAAACACCCCATAAGCGTTGGTTGGTGCAGGGTGCTTCGTATTCTGCTAAATTTTGGTTTTCTAATTGAGTCGTAcatacttttcattttctgcTCAATTTTTCTTCTCTCCCACAGTTCCACCCCAAAATTATCGTGGCTACACTACCCAAACTTCaattgcaaaataaaaaatacttttcaaacgTGACGTCACCAGGAAAACATTTCTCACCTTTACATCACttcaaaacattaattaaaaaaaaaaaaaaaaaaaacccctacaACTAATACAAGATGAGAAAAAGTTTCAGGCACAAGCAGCAGCAGATCTCACGAGatgattgaattttttatttccatGAAGAAATACTTCATggtccattttttcttttcatatacctCATGGTCCATCTCCACTCGAAACTACcgactttccttttttttttattcaaacatgGGAAGGGGGAAAGGGATCAAACTATAAACCAACAAAACAACAACGGAAAAGGTAGCAAAATACAAACATAAATAGGTAACAGTAAACAATGGTAATCATCTATGATTCCAGAAGAACCATAAACAAGCCGAATCTTTCCTGAGGCTACataatgcgattttaaatggcAAAATGACTTAAAGAGCCCCGACCAGTAAAAACAACAACCACTGGGAAATGGTTGTTGCTAAAGAACTACTGCCAAAGACCGGAGAGGATCCGTTGGTGAAGAACGAAACCCAGTTACAATAATCTCCACTAACTGAACAGCATTCAAAGGAACTGGGAGATTATAACCCAAACCAcagaacaaaaacaacaaaacacaaacataaTTACAGAAAACACCCACAAAAGTGTGGGAAAACAACTAAaatacaacaaacaaaaagcaaaaaaccacaaaacagtAGCAACATCAGCGCAAGAGGAGCTCGCGCGATGGTGGACTGCAGTCTACGCATCGGCACGTGAGACTCATGCGCCCGTGAGTAAGATCTACTTGCGGGCAAGTGAGGGCCACACGCCGGCACGTGCTGGCTGGATGGAGGCGAGATCAATGGAAGATGGAAGCGATGAAGCCAAGGAGCATGGTGGAATGGTGCGTTTGAGGGTGGGGGGCTTTCAGAAATTGATAGATCTGAGTTTgaaaaacccaaatccaaaaacttcaaaaaaatgaCAGATCCGCCAAAGCGAATGGTTGGGGGAAGCAGATTCCGACAGCATGGTGGATGCGGAGCCGACATCGCTGTTATTGAAAGAATAAACCTCAAAAGAGGTAGATAGGGCCTCAAATGGGCGGATAGCGCCTTCTAAAAGGCGGTTGGGGCCTCATAAGAGGCTAGAAAGGGAGGGGGAGATAGGAAGAGGGAAGTAAGGGGGAAGGGGGAGGAGGAGGTAGTGAATTTCACTACCTCCTCCTCAGTAGCCATGGCTAACAGAGAGGTTTTCTTCAGGACCAGGAGAGAGAACGGAGGTTGGGGGAGCTGTTTCCTTCCAGAAACAGCTCTTGGTTGTTGTGGAATCAGATACTCAAAACTACCGACTTAAATCTACCTACACTTCACTAGGTGAATTCATATAATGCAAAATTCGACTTGCTGTATACATCACCTCAAAGTCTCAAACTCAATGAACTAAATCTGGGAGATTCCTGGAGATGGTGTTTCTGTGCACACCGATCTAATTCATCCTCCACCCAGTTCCCCAAAGATTACACCCAATTTACTGAAAATTAAACAAGAGTTTGAGAAAATTTAATACCTTCCGAACCTTCTATATCTCATCAAGAGTTGTCCATGTTTTCATGTCTTCAGAACCTTCTATATCTAATCGAGTCCAAACATACATATTTCTTTCCCTTCAGGTGCCGTTCATGATATCAACATCAGAAATATAACAGGCAAGTAAACTTCCTGAAATGATGGTTCTTTTCCTCGTTATCAATCAAGTATGGAcactgaaataaaaaaaataaaaaaacccaatcCAAAAAAATGTTGGTATTCTCAATTACTAATGATAACATTAGCTTGCCGCTGCACAGAACTTCTTGCATTAGCAAGCCCATCCATCAACCTATTATATGTAACAAGATCAGGTATAAACCCCCTATCCAACATCTCATCCACCACCACTTCCCCCTCCTTCTGTTTTCCCTCTCTAGTATAACCAGACACCAAAATACTATAGGTCATTCCATCTGGGTCGAAACCCTTGCGTGAAGCCAACAACCTCAAGCTATTTGCATCCACAGTTCTTCCCACATTGCAAAGACCTTGAAGGAGACAATTAAAAGTCACACTATCCGGAACCATACTCTCTCTAAGCATCCTCTCCATCAGTCTAAATGCTTCATCAATTCTCCCTAACCTTCTCAAACCTTCAATCAAAGTAGTACAAACAACAAAGCTTGGAACATTCCCTCTCTTCCATAGCTCATCCACAACCTCCAACGCTCTACCTGCATTTCCATTCCCACAAAGTGCCTCCACCAGACCTAAATAATCATACCCATTGGGCAAAACTCCTTTCCTTGAAAAATCAATCAATAGGTCACATGCCTCCGACACCCGACCTTCTCTACCAAGCCCATCAACCAATATTTCACAAGTCACTCTCGAAAGCTCACATCCCAATCCAATCATCTCGTAAGCCATTGCAACCCCTTCATCAAACTTCCTCTCCCTAAAGAACCCCTTAATCAAAGTATTAAAACTAACAACATTTGGACTGCAACCCTTTTCTCTCATCTCCTTAAACAACTCCAGAGCTAACCCAAACTGCGAATTTCGACAATAACTACTAATCAAAATATTAAACGTATACACATCCGGCTTAACCCTACTCTTAATCATTTCATCATACACCTTCAGTGCATTCTCGTGCTGCCCACATTTCACAAACCCATGAATCAAAATATTATACATCGTCACACTGGGCCTCCCGTCAATCATTTTTCTCATAGTTTCAAACGCAACAACAGCCTCATCCAATCTCCCAACTCTACAATACGCATTGATCGAAAATCTAAAGATGGGTTCGGTGGAAGGGCACGAGAAGATACCGTCGGAGCAGGGGCAGGGGCTGGAGGCCATGAAGTGGAGGAGGGAGCCGAGTTCGTCGAAGCGGTCGGTGACGGCGAGCGTGCGGGCCATCCATTCGAACGTGGAGTGGTCGTGGCGGAAGGAGTCGATGGTGGAGGCCCAGTTGAAGATGTGGAAGTCGTAGTGGGTGAGCGAAGGGTGGTGGCGGAGCTTGGACTTGAGGAAGTGGAGGAGGTGGGCGGGGGTGATGGGTGGTGTGAGATGGGCCTTGAGGAAGCGGAGGAGGTGGGCGTGGTGGGTGGGCGTGTGGtcggagagagtgagagtgggGAGCACGGTGGGAGGCGTTGGCGGTGGTGCCGGGAGAGAGGGGTTTGGGATTGGAGAGAgtgttggtggtggtggttgtttCCATAATTGGAGAGGTTTGGGTTTCAGGAGCTTCTTGAAACCCATTTGCCCTGAGAAGTCCAGAGCGACCCAAAAATGTCCGAGTAATGCTATATCTGAGTCTTTCCTCCGTCTCTCACCCGTCCCTTTTCCTACGTGGCAGtctcttttaaaaaacaaaaaaaggaaaggtaAAAACGAGGCTTCTAGATGTTTCCCCCCAATTTCTCCCCATTTCTCCCAATTTTCAGTTTCCCCcatttctctctccctcccccCACCGACCGAACGCCGGCCACCAACCCGCTGACGAGCGCCGCCCAGCAGACCGATCGCCGcccaggtctctctctctttctctctctctgtgcccATTTTCAGTTTGATGTTTAGAATTTTCTATAGATTCGATCATTTTACGAGAGATTTATGTGCATTATTGATTGCATATTGTCAACTTTTTACCATTTCGGGATTAATTCATACTTTCTGAATGTTATTTTTCATGGAATCCTTTTTACTGTCACCTCTTGAGCTCGCAAGTGATGCTGCAATTtactcttattttctttcaccATGGTTCATAGCTTACCTAGTTAACCTGCACTGAGATATGTTGCATCGTCTTGTGGAAATGAAACCCCGACCAGTGTTGGATGATTCAAGTTAAATCTTTTTCATCCAATAACCTGAATCATCCAtgttaaccccccccccccccccccccccccccaactccAAGCACAGCCCACAATCTAGCCCTAGCCCTAACCTTACGCCGTCTGGCTCTTGTGCCGAAAAGAGTGTTAGATTTGCTGACGACTGTGAAGGACACCCCCTGCTAcctaaacgaaaaaaaaaaaatgtacttaatTAAATAGACATAgattatttttcatgttaaCAACGTGAAAGAAAAAgcgttttttctttaattttgtttgtacTATATCTGGCCATTTTAACTTTGCTTGGTTGGCATTTAGAGTGACTATTGTTGCTTTTGTTGTCTGTTTTTGGTTCTTGTAAATgttgttttgaaaatagaaacCAAAAGACATAAAACAAATGGATCAGAGCCCATTCTCAATATATTTTAGATAAGTCCATGGTAAAATCCTTAGATTGAGCCAAGCTTGTCTCATACAATTGTTTAATTAATCCTTAGAATATTATCCTTTTGTTTGgtctgctaattttttattttattatttttttttttctgtcatgTTTAACTGGCAACTTTCAGTGATTTGAGAATGTCTGATGTGTTTTGACTAGTTGTTGCTCGCATTTTGCAAACTTGAGATTTGGGGATAATTGCattgtttgatttctttttttcccctttaacgttcattttcttttctgcttGGTAGTTGCTGCAGTGATTAGCATTAGCTAAATTGGAGTTTTGGGAAATACGACACATTTTcccttcttgcttc encodes:
- the LOC133872702 gene encoding pentatricopeptide repeat-containing protein At2g36240 — protein: MGFKKLLKPKPLQLWKQPPPPTLSPIPNPSLPAPPPTPPTVLPTLTLSDHTPTHHAHLLRFLKAHLTPPITPAHLLHFLKSKLRHHPSLTHYDFHIFNWASTIDSFRHDHSTFEWMARTLAVTDRFDELGSLLHFMASSPCPCSDGIFSCPSTEPIFRFSINAYCRVGRLDEAVVAFETMRKMIDGRPSVTMYNILIHGFVKCGQHENALKVYDEMIKSRVKPDVYTFNILISSYCRNSQFGLALELFKEMREKGCSPNVVSFNTLIKGFFRERKFDEGVAMAYEMIGLGCELSRVTCEILVDGLGREGRVSEACDLLIDFSRKGVLPNGYDYLGLVEALCGNGNAGRALEVVDELWKRGNVPSFVVCTTLIEGLRRLGRIDEAFRLMERMLRESMVPDSVTFNCLLQGLCNVGRTVDANSLRLLASRKGFDPDGMTYSILVSGYTREGKQKEGEVVVDEMLDRGFIPDLVTYNRLMDGLANARSSVQRQANVIISN